The Skermanella pratensis genome has a window encoding:
- a CDS encoding DUF3126 family protein: protein MTPNEIARVQDYLRRTFGNDRITIVPPPKRGAPIEMLIGDEFIGVVHRDEDEGEVSYDLHITILSEDLPRPAPFPPAARASRPARTA, encoded by the coding sequence ATGACGCCCAACGAGATCGCCAGGGTCCAGGATTATCTCCGCCGGACTTTCGGGAACGACCGGATCACCATCGTCCCTCCGCCCAAGCGCGGCGCGCCGATCGAAATGCTGATCGGCGACGAGTTCATCGGTGTGGTGCACAGGGACGAGGACGAGGGCGAGGTGTCCTACGACCTGCACATCACCATCCTGTCCGAGGACCTCCCCCGGCCAGCGCCGTTCCCGCCGGCGGCAAGGGCAAGCCGACCCGCTAGAACGGCCTAG
- the atzF gene encoding allophanate hydrolase has translation MSGGDVIGSLDLATLGDGYAKGTLSVAAVVEAVLGRIAAAGDDHVWISRCDPADLRHRAGELDALTRDQAARLPLFGIPFAVKDNIDVAGMPTTAACPDFAYQPKATAPVLKRLLEAGAVLVGKTNLDQFATGLVGVRSPYGIPRNPFDPRYIPGGSSSGSAVAVSSGLVGFALGTDTAGSGRVPAAFNNIVGLKPTRGALSTSGVVPACRSLDCVSIFALTSADAAAVFDVARGFDPDDPYSRTVEDAALPERFRFGVPRAEDLRFFGDDAAAQLFADAVERLTELGGKSVAIDFTPFRETADLLYSGPWVAERMAAVETFLRDRPESVHAVTRRIIQSADAFSAVDAFRAMYRLEELRRTASRAWREIDVLLVPTAGTIYTVDQLEADPVVLNTNLGAYTNFTNLLDLSAVAVPNGFGPLGLPLGVTLIAPAGRDRALAALGSRWQRATGLTLGATGAPLPDRPAEAPPSEGTLVAVVGGHMEGMPLNGELVALGARKVAAVRTEPLYRLFALSGMTPARPGLLRVGPDEGHAIEAELWAVPDAGFARFVSGIGTPLGIGTVLIDGVGPVKGFLCEAFATHGAEDISHLGGWRPMSRNVPERG, from the coding sequence ATGAGCGGGGGAGACGTGATCGGAAGCTTGGACCTGGCCACCCTCGGCGATGGATACGCCAAGGGCACCCTGTCGGTCGCCGCCGTCGTGGAGGCCGTCCTGGGGCGGATCGCGGCGGCCGGCGACGATCACGTCTGGATCTCCCGCTGCGACCCGGCGGACCTGCGGCACCGGGCCGGAGAACTGGACGCGCTGACCCGCGATCAGGCCGCCAGGCTGCCGCTCTTCGGCATCCCTTTCGCGGTGAAGGACAACATCGACGTGGCGGGAATGCCGACCACGGCGGCCTGCCCCGATTTCGCCTACCAGCCGAAGGCGACGGCGCCCGTGTTGAAACGGCTGCTGGAGGCGGGAGCCGTGCTGGTCGGCAAGACCAACCTGGACCAGTTCGCCACCGGTCTGGTCGGCGTCCGCTCGCCCTACGGTATCCCGCGCAACCCGTTCGATCCCCGCTACATCCCGGGCGGGTCCAGTTCCGGCTCGGCGGTCGCGGTCTCGTCCGGGCTGGTCGGCTTCGCGCTGGGAACCGACACGGCGGGGTCGGGCAGGGTGCCGGCGGCCTTCAACAACATCGTGGGATTGAAGCCGACGCGCGGCGCCCTCAGCACGTCTGGCGTCGTGCCGGCCTGCCGCTCGCTCGACTGCGTGTCGATCTTCGCCCTGACATCGGCCGACGCGGCGGCCGTGTTCGACGTTGCCCGAGGGTTCGATCCCGACGATCCCTATTCGCGCACCGTGGAGGACGCGGCGCTGCCGGAGCGCTTCCGCTTCGGGGTGCCGCGTGCCGAGGACCTGCGTTTCTTCGGCGACGATGCGGCGGCACAGCTCTTCGCCGACGCCGTCGAACGCCTGACGGAGTTGGGCGGGAAGTCGGTCGCCATCGATTTCACCCCGTTCCGGGAGACCGCCGACCTGCTCTACAGCGGCCCCTGGGTCGCCGAGCGGATGGCCGCGGTCGAGACCTTCCTGCGCGACCGGCCGGAGAGCGTGCATGCCGTCACCCGGCGCATCATCCAGTCCGCGGACGCCTTCAGTGCCGTCGATGCCTTCCGGGCGATGTACCGGCTGGAGGAGCTGCGCAGGACGGCGAGCCGAGCATGGCGGGAGATCGACGTGCTGCTGGTGCCGACGGCGGGAACCATTTACACCGTCGACCAGCTTGAGGCCGACCCGGTGGTGCTCAACACGAACCTGGGCGCCTACACCAACTTCACGAACCTGCTGGACCTCTCCGCCGTCGCGGTTCCCAACGGCTTCGGCCCCCTTGGCCTGCCGCTCGGCGTCACGCTGATCGCGCCTGCCGGACGCGACCGGGCGCTGGCGGCGCTGGGCAGCCGCTGGCAGCGCGCCACCGGGCTGACCCTGGGCGCCACCGGCGCTCCCCTGCCGGACCGGCCGGCCGAGGCTCCACCGTCGGAGGGAACGCTGGTGGCGGTGGTCGGCGGACACATGGAAGGCATGCCGCTGAACGGCGAGCTGGTGGCGCTGGGCGCCCGCAAGGTCGCGGCGGTCCGGACCGAGCCCCTCTATCGCCTGTTCGCCCTGTCCGGGATGACCCCGGCGCGGCCCGGCCTGCTGCGCGTCGGGCCGGACGAGGGGCATGCGATCGAGGCCGAACTGTGGGCGGTGCCGGACGCCGGTTTCGCCCGCTTCGTGTCCGGGATCGGGACGCCGCTCGGCATCGGCACGGTGCTGATCGACGGCGTCGGGCCGGTCAAGGGCTTCCTGTGCGAAGCCTTTGCCACCCACGGGGCGGAGGATATCTCGCATCTTGGCGGCTGGCGGCCTATGTCGCGGAACGTGCCTGAGCGAGGCTGA
- a CDS encoding BMP family ABC transporter substrate-binding protein, which translates to MTVNQGISRRTALGVLAGAAAGTAISGFSPLSRALAAKKLMVGFIYVGPRDDFGYNQAHAEAAAALRSMSGIKVVEEEKVAETLDVQKTMESMINLDGAGLVFPTSFGYFDPHMLKVAQKYPDVEFRHCGGMFKAGVHPANTGSYFGYIDEGQYLNGVAAGHATKSKKLGFVAAKPIPQVLRNINAFTLGARSVDPAITTQVIFTGDWSMPVKEAEATNGLVNAGVDVVTCHVDSPKVVVETAERRGAYTCGYHANQAPLAPKGYLTGAEWNWITVYKDFVTKAQAGEKPGQFVRGGLKEGFIKTSAYGPAVSSESKAAGEAIKAKMMAGDFPIFAGPIRSNTGAEVIPAGKTYGQTDLWLEGMDWLAEGVVGSTS; encoded by the coding sequence ATGACGGTGAATCAGGGCATTTCACGTCGCACGGCCTTGGGCGTCCTCGCGGGCGCCGCTGCGGGAACCGCGATCTCGGGCTTCTCGCCGCTCTCACGGGCCCTCGCCGCCAAGAAGCTGATGGTCGGCTTCATCTATGTCGGCCCGCGCGACGACTTCGGCTACAACCAGGCCCATGCCGAAGCCGCCGCGGCGCTCCGCTCCATGAGCGGCATCAAGGTCGTGGAGGAGGAGAAGGTCGCCGAGACCCTCGACGTCCAGAAGACCATGGAAAGCATGATCAACCTGGACGGCGCCGGACTGGTCTTCCCGACCTCGTTCGGCTATTTCGACCCGCACATGCTGAAGGTGGCGCAGAAATATCCCGACGTGGAGTTCCGCCACTGCGGCGGCATGTTCAAGGCCGGCGTCCATCCCGCCAATACCGGCAGCTATTTCGGCTATATCGACGAAGGCCAGTATCTCAACGGCGTCGCCGCCGGCCATGCGACCAAGTCGAAGAAGCTGGGCTTCGTCGCGGCCAAGCCGATCCCGCAGGTCCTGCGCAACATCAACGCCTTCACGCTCGGCGCCCGCTCGGTCGATCCGGCCATCACCACCCAGGTTATCTTCACCGGCGACTGGTCCATGCCGGTCAAGGAGGCGGAGGCGACCAACGGCCTGGTGAACGCCGGCGTGGATGTCGTCACCTGCCACGTGGACAGCCCCAAGGTCGTGGTCGAGACCGCCGAGCGGCGCGGCGCCTATACCTGCGGTTATCACGCCAACCAGGCGCCGCTGGCTCCCAAGGGATACCTGACCGGGGCGGAGTGGAACTGGATCACCGTCTACAAGGATTTCGTGACCAAGGCCCAGGCGGGCGAGAAGCCGGGGCAGTTCGTGCGCGGCGGCCTGAAGGAGGGCTTCATCAAGACCTCGGCCTACGGCCCGGCGGTCAGTTCCGAGTCCAAGGCGGCCGGCGAGGCGATCAAGGCGAAGATGATGGCCGGCGACTTCCCGATCTTCGCCGGGCCGATCCGCAGCAATACCGGCGCGGAGGTCATCCCGGCCGGCAAGACATACGGGCAGACCGACCTTTGGCTCGAAGGGATGGACTGGCTGGCCGAGGGCGTCGTCGGCTCGACCTCCTAA